In one window of uncultured Draconibacterium sp. DNA:
- the metG gene encoding methionine--tRNA ligase → MSKFKRTLITTALPYANGPIHIGHLAGVYVPADIYARYLRLKNEDVIMIGGSDEHGVPITLKAKNEGITPQDVVDRFHGIIKDSFEKFGISFDVYSRTSSPVHHETASEFFKKLYDEGKFIEKTSEQYYDEANNQFLADRYIIGTCPKCSFEKAYGDQCESCGTSLSPSELINPTSTISGNQPVLKETTHWYLPLDQYEPWLKEWILEGHKEWKTNVYGQCKSWIDSGLMPRAVTRDLDWGVPVPVEGVEGKVLYVWFDAPIGYISATKELTEDWETYWKDPETRMLHFIGKDNIVFHCIIFPSMLKAEGTFNLPENVPANEFLNLENDKISTSRNWAVWLHEYLEEFPGKEDVLKYVLTANAPETKDNDFTWKDFQNRNNNELVAVLGNFVNRALVLTQKYYDGEVPARGELSDHDKKTLAEIAKIKGEVEKSIDSFRIRESLKNAMDLARLGNKYLADEEPWKVVKTDAERVKTVMNICLQITANLTICLEPFLPFSMDKLRGFLNFEKMDWEKLGETDLLPNGHKVNKPELLFEKIEDKVIEAQLQKLADTKKANEMAEAKAAPAKENIEFDDFAKMDIRAGTVIECEKVAKTKKLLKLKIDTGIDQRTVVSGIAEYYQPEELIGKQVSILVNLAPKKLRGIESQGMILCAENADGTRSIVSPDKEVKNGSEIR, encoded by the coding sequence ATGAGTAAGTTCAAACGTACGCTAATAACAACAGCACTGCCTTATGCCAACGGCCCGATTCATATTGGTCACCTTGCCGGAGTTTATGTTCCTGCCGATATTTATGCACGTTACCTTCGCCTGAAAAACGAGGATGTAATTATGATCGGTGGTTCTGACGAACACGGTGTGCCAATTACACTGAAGGCAAAAAACGAAGGCATTACACCGCAGGATGTGGTTGACCGCTTTCACGGAATCATTAAGGATTCGTTTGAGAAATTTGGTATTTCGTTTGACGTTTACTCACGCACAAGTTCTCCGGTTCATCACGAAACAGCATCTGAATTTTTTAAGAAATTGTACGACGAAGGTAAGTTCATTGAAAAAACATCGGAGCAATATTACGACGAAGCCAACAATCAGTTTTTGGCCGACCGCTACATTATTGGTACTTGCCCAAAATGTAGTTTCGAAAAAGCTTACGGCGACCAATGCGAAAGCTGCGGAACTTCGTTAAGCCCATCAGAGTTGATAAATCCAACATCAACCATTAGCGGAAACCAGCCGGTTTTAAAAGAAACCACACACTGGTACCTCCCGCTCGACCAATACGAACCATGGTTAAAAGAGTGGATTCTGGAAGGACACAAAGAATGGAAAACCAACGTTTACGGTCAGTGTAAATCATGGATCGACAGTGGCTTGATGCCACGCGCCGTAACCCGCGACCTCGACTGGGGTGTGCCTGTGCCGGTTGAAGGCGTTGAAGGCAAAGTGTTGTACGTTTGGTTTGATGCACCTATCGGTTATATTTCGGCAACAAAAGAATTGACTGAAGACTGGGAAACCTACTGGAAAGATCCGGAAACACGCATGTTGCATTTCATCGGAAAAGACAATATTGTTTTCCACTGTATTATTTTCCCAAGTATGTTGAAGGCAGAAGGAACCTTTAATCTTCCTGAAAACGTGCCGGCCAACGAATTCCTGAACCTGGAGAACGATAAAATTTCAACATCAAGAAACTGGGCCGTTTGGTTGCACGAGTACCTGGAAGAATTCCCGGGAAAGGAGGATGTACTGAAATATGTACTGACCGCCAACGCGCCGGAAACAAAAGACAACGATTTTACCTGGAAAGATTTCCAGAACCGCAATAACAACGAGTTGGTAGCCGTGCTCGGAAACTTTGTAAACCGCGCACTGGTGCTTACACAGAAATATTACGACGGCGAAGTTCCTGCCCGTGGCGAGCTAAGCGATCACGACAAAAAAACGCTGGCCGAGATTGCAAAAATCAAAGGCGAAGTTGAAAAGAGTATCGACAGTTTCCGTATTCGCGAGTCGTTGAAAAATGCAATGGATCTGGCGCGCCTGGGTAATAAATACCTGGCCGATGAAGAACCATGGAAAGTGGTAAAAACAGATGCCGAGCGTGTAAAAACAGTTATGAATATCTGTTTGCAGATTACCGCCAACCTTACCATTTGTCTGGAGCCATTTTTGCCATTTAGCATGGATAAATTGCGTGGCTTCCTGAACTTTGAAAAAATGGATTGGGAAAAACTGGGCGAGACTGATTTGTTACCAAACGGCCACAAAGTTAATAAGCCGGAGTTGCTTTTCGAGAAAATTGAAGACAAAGTAATTGAAGCGCAGTTGCAAAAACTGGCCGACACAAAAAAAGCCAACGAAATGGCAGAGGCAAAAGCAGCACCAGCAAAAGAAAACATTGAGTTCGATGATTTTGCAAAAATGGATATTCGTGCCGGAACCGTAATCGAATGCGAAAAGGTGGCAAAAACCAAAAAGCTGCTGAAATTGAAAATCGATACCGGAATCGACCAGCGAACTGTTGTTTCGGGAATTGCCGAATACTACCAACCGGAAGAATTGATCGGAAAACAGGTTTCTATTTTGGTAAACCTTGCACCGAAAAAACTCCGTGGTATCGAATCGCAGGGAATGATCCTTTGTGCCGAAAATGCTGATGGAACACGGTCAATCGTCTCGCCGGATAAGGAGGTTAAAAACGGATCGGAAATACGCTAA
- a CDS encoding helix-turn-helix transcriptional regulator → MKNKLKFHRVMLDKTQQELADAIGVSRQTIHAIEKNKFVPSVQTAMLLAKYFKLSVEELFELDE, encoded by the coding sequence ATGAAGAACAAGCTTAAATTTCACCGGGTAATGCTCGATAAAACACAGCAGGAATTGGCGGATGCAATAGGTGTATCAAGGCAAACAATTCATGCTATTGAGAAGAATAAATTTGTTCCGTCGGTGCAAACGGCAATGCTTTTGGCAAAGTATTTTAAGCTTTCGGTAGAGGAGCTGTTTGAGTTGGACGAATAA
- a CDS encoding fasciclin domain-containing protein, producing the protein MKTVKQIFSIALVAVMTFGLTLNSEAKATDDTSSSTVVEIAVSNPDFSILVEAVTKADLAGALSADGPFTVFAPTNDAFETLFATLGVNGVEDLTAEQLTPILTYHVVSGNVMSSDLSNTSVETLNGKKIKVDLSDGVKINESNVIAADIKGKNGVIHVIDKVLIPE; encoded by the coding sequence ATGAAAACAGTAAAACAAATTTTTTCGATCGCCCTTGTGGCAGTAATGACCTTCGGTCTGACTTTAAATTCAGAAGCAAAGGCCACAGACGATACTTCGTCGTCAACAGTAGTAGAAATTGCCGTTTCAAATCCTGATTTTTCAATTCTGGTAGAAGCGGTAACAAAAGCCGATCTGGCAGGAGCTTTAAGTGCTGACGGTCCGTTTACGGTATTTGCACCAACCAACGACGCGTTCGAAACATTGTTTGCCACTTTGGGAGTGAATGGTGTTGAGGATCTAACTGCCGAACAACTGACACCGATTTTAACTTACCATGTTGTTTCGGGTAATGTAATGTCGAGCGACTTGTCGAATACTTCAGTTGAGACACTGAATGGAAAGAAAATTAAAGTCGACCTGTCGGACGGAGTAAAAATAAATGAAAGCAATGTAATTGCAGCCGACATTAAAGGGAAAAACGGAGTAATACATGTAATTGATAAAGTGCTTATTCCTGAGTAA
- a CDS encoding fasciclin domain-containing protein: MKTNEFFKKTKIRFNLLPVLLLAMVIGFTSCNDDDDPMPEPEMEQTIVDVAAEAGSFNVLIQAAQKAGLADFLSTQQNITVFAPTDDAFAALLTDLGASSLDDLDAATLAAVLKYHVVGDLAYSNNLSSGAVATLNTDSPDETPLSILVNVDGGVMVNDANVTAADVMASNGVIHVIDKVLLPPTVVDLATYSDNFSSLVSAVVKADLAGALSADGPFTVFAPTNDAFAALFAALEISGLDDVSVEDLTSILTYHVVGDNVMSSELSAGTVAAISGEEFEVTIDGDVMLNGTIKVVATDIQGTNGVIHVIDAVLVPETQMSNTIADIAVANSEFSILVEALMKADLVGAVADNEAELTVFAPTNDAFTALLSDLGATSLDDVPVETLTDILLYHVIGSKAMSTDLATGYFPTLSTFSDNNVSMYIEVGEGVTINGSIMVTTADIEADNGVIHVVDKVILPPSVVDIAIANENFSTLVSAVVKAGLVDALSAEGPFTVFAPTNAAFDALFADLGVSGIDDLTAEQLTPILMYHVVSGNVLSTDLMNGEVPTLKEGSNITVDLSSGVMINESNVVAADVQGANGVVHVIDKVLLP; this comes from the coding sequence ATGAAAACGAATGAATTTTTTAAGAAGACAAAAATCCGGTTTAATTTATTACCGGTACTATTATTAGCAATGGTTATTGGTTTCACGTCGTGTAATGATGACGATGATCCGATGCCTGAACCTGAAATGGAACAAACTATTGTAGACGTAGCTGCTGAGGCAGGTTCGTTTAATGTATTGATTCAAGCTGCTCAGAAAGCAGGTTTGGCCGACTTTTTAAGTACTCAGCAAAACATTACTGTTTTTGCGCCAACCGATGATGCATTTGCAGCTTTGTTAACAGATTTGGGAGCGAGTAGCCTCGACGATTTAGATGCAGCTACTTTAGCAGCAGTTCTAAAATATCATGTTGTGGGCGATTTGGCCTATTCGAACAATCTTTCTTCGGGTGCAGTAGCAACATTAAATACTGATTCACCTGATGAAACTCCACTTTCAATTTTGGTAAATGTTGATGGTGGTGTAATGGTTAACGATGCAAACGTAACTGCTGCCGATGTTATGGCATCAAATGGTGTAATTCATGTTATCGATAAAGTATTGTTGCCACCAACTGTAGTAGATCTGGCAACTTATTCCGATAATTTCTCATCGTTGGTTAGCGCTGTTGTAAAAGCTGATTTGGCTGGAGCCTTAAGTGCTGACGGACCATTTACAGTATTTGCGCCAACAAACGATGCTTTTGCCGCACTTTTTGCTGCGCTTGAGATTTCAGGTTTGGATGATGTTTCAGTTGAAGATCTTACTTCGATTCTAACTTACCATGTTGTTGGTGATAATGTAATGTCAAGCGAACTTTCGGCCGGAACAGTAGCTGCAATTTCAGGAGAAGAATTTGAAGTTACTATTGATGGTGATGTAATGCTTAACGGAACAATTAAAGTAGTTGCTACCGATATACAGGGAACAAACGGAGTTATTCATGTAATTGACGCTGTTTTGGTTCCTGAAACGCAAATGTCGAATACCATAGCAGATATTGCTGTGGCTAATTCGGAGTTTTCGATTCTGGTTGAAGCGCTAATGAAAGCAGACTTAGTTGGTGCTGTTGCGGATAATGAGGCAGAATTGACTGTTTTTGCGCCAACCAACGACGCTTTCACTGCGCTTCTTTCTGACTTGGGAGCTACTTCGCTTGACGATGTTCCGGTTGAAACTTTAACTGATATTTTATTATACCACGTAATTGGAAGTAAAGCCATGTCAACCGATTTAGCTACAGGATATTTCCCAACGCTGTCAACTTTTAGCGACAACAATGTGTCGATGTACATTGAAGTTGGCGAAGGTGTAACTATCAACGGTAGCATCATGGTAACCACTGCTGATATTGAAGCTGATAATGGTGTGATTCATGTGGTTGATAAAGTTATTCTTCCACCATCGGTAGTTGATATTGCCATTGCAAACGAAAACTTCAGTACCCTGGTAAGTGCAGTGGTTAAAGCAGGTTTAGTTGATGCCTTGAGCGCTGAAGGACCATTTACCGTATTTGCACCTACAAATGCAGCTTTCGATGCATTGTTTGCTGATCTTGGAGTTTCTGGAATTGATGATCTGACTGCTGAGCAGTTGACTCCAATTCTTATGTATCATGTAGTTTCAGGAAATGTACTTTCAACCGATCTGATGAATGGAGAAGTTCCAACCTTGAAAGAGGGAAGTAACATTACCGTAGATCTTTCATCAGGTGTAATGATTAACGAAAGCAACGTGGTAGCAGCCGATGTGCAGGGAGCCAACGGTGTGGTGCATGTAATTGATAAAGTATTGCTTCCATAG
- a CDS encoding methylmalonyl-CoA mutase family protein: MADKEQKLFTDFAPITTEEWEAKINADLKGKDYERSLVWKTYEGFKVRPYYRQENLAGKDYLESLPGEFPYVRGNNKTNNDWFIRQNIFVTDFEEANKKALEVLGKGITSLGFLFSECGSVTKENLGVLLKDICLEAAEINLVCPCDNNNCAEAFAAYVSEGNWDNDKVIASASIDPIGTFTLKGKLEEDAVKKLVQAVEAAKAVKNFRVIGVHGKFFANSGSSIAQELAFSLAQGAEYLTQLTEAGVSVDNAAKAIKFNMGISNNYFMEIAKLRAGRLLWSKIVEAYGPECKCSAKMIVHSETNRFNKTVYDPYVNMLRTQTEAMSATLGGAHSVTVLPFNAIYEETTPFSERIARNQQILLKEESHFDKIADPSAGSYYIETLTESLTDQAWELFLTVQEKGGFIAAFKEGFVQAEVKAMAADRNKKIAQRRENLLGTNQFPNFTENMKADFDGSLFEAVDLTEEGAEVETLKPYRGAQPFETLRYTTDMYARENKRPLAFMLTIGNLTFRKARAQFACNFFAVAGFDVQDNNGFATVEEGVAAAKAAGADIVVVCSSDDEYAEIVPAVAEQLGEEILVVAGAPACADELKAKGITNFIHVKSNILEELKGYQNKLGI; encoded by the coding sequence ATGGCAGATAAAGAGCAAAAACTGTTCACCGATTTTGCACCCATCACAACAGAAGAGTGGGAAGCAAAAATTAATGCCGATTTAAAAGGCAAAGACTACGAGCGTTCGCTGGTTTGGAAAACTTACGAGGGATTCAAAGTGCGCCCGTATTACCGTCAGGAAAACCTTGCAGGAAAAGACTACCTGGAAAGCTTACCGGGAGAATTTCCATATGTGCGGGGAAACAATAAAACCAACAACGATTGGTTCATTCGTCAAAACATCTTTGTTACCGATTTTGAAGAAGCTAACAAAAAAGCTTTAGAAGTGCTTGGAAAAGGTATTACCTCTTTGGGATTCCTTTTCAGCGAATGTGGTTCGGTTACCAAGGAAAACCTGGGAGTGTTGTTAAAAGACATTTGTCTGGAAGCAGCTGAAATTAACCTGGTTTGCCCTTGCGATAACAACAACTGCGCTGAAGCTTTTGCTGCTTACGTTTCGGAAGGCAACTGGGACAACGATAAAGTGATTGCTTCGGCATCCATCGATCCCATTGGTACTTTCACTTTAAAAGGTAAACTGGAAGAAGATGCAGTAAAAAAACTGGTTCAGGCTGTTGAGGCTGCAAAAGCCGTTAAGAATTTCCGCGTAATTGGCGTTCACGGAAAATTCTTCGCAAACAGCGGATCATCAATCGCTCAGGAGTTGGCATTTTCGCTGGCACAAGGTGCTGAGTACTTAACACAATTAACCGAAGCCGGTGTTAGTGTTGACAATGCAGCCAAAGCAATTAAATTCAACATGGGTATCAGCAACAACTATTTTATGGAAATAGCTAAGTTGCGCGCCGGCCGACTTTTATGGTCGAAGATTGTTGAAGCTTACGGACCGGAGTGCAAGTGTTCGGCAAAAATGATCGTTCACAGCGAAACTAACCGCTTTAACAAAACGGTTTACGATCCGTATGTAAACATGCTGCGTACACAAACCGAAGCAATGTCGGCCACTTTGGGCGGCGCGCACTCGGTAACGGTACTTCCTTTTAACGCTATTTACGAAGAAACAACTCCGTTCTCGGAGCGTATTGCACGTAACCAGCAGATCCTGTTAAAAGAAGAATCGCACTTCGATAAGATTGCCGATCCTTCAGCAGGTTCGTACTACATTGAAACACTTACTGAATCGTTAACTGATCAGGCCTGGGAACTTTTCCTTACTGTTCAGGAAAAAGGTGGTTTCATTGCTGCTTTCAAAGAAGGATTTGTTCAGGCAGAGGTTAAAGCAATGGCTGCTGACCGTAACAAAAAGATCGCCCAGCGTCGTGAGAACCTGTTAGGAACCAACCAGTTCCCTAACTTCACTGAAAACATGAAAGCTGATTTCGACGGTTCGTTGTTCGAAGCAGTTGACCTGACTGAAGAAGGTGCTGAAGTGGAAACACTGAAACCTTACCGTGGTGCTCAACCATTTGAGACATTGCGCTACACTACCGATATGTACGCTCGCGAAAACAAACGTCCGCTGGCATTTATGCTTACCATTGGTAATCTTACTTTCCGCAAGGCACGTGCACAGTTCGCCTGCAACTTTTTTGCAGTTGCCGGATTCGATGTACAGGATAATAACGGATTCGCAACAGTTGAAGAAGGTGTTGCCGCAGCAAAAGCAGCAGGCGCCGACATTGTTGTGGTTTGTAGTTCGGATGATGAGTATGCTGAAATTGTTCCTGCAGTAGCTGAGCAATTGGGTGAAGAAATTTTGGTGGTTGCCGGAGCTCCTGCTTGTGCAGACGAGTTAAAAGCAAAAGGTATCACAAACTTCATTCACGTAAAAAGCAATATTCTTGAGGAACTTAAGGGATATCAAAATAAACTGGGAATATAA
- the scpA gene encoding methylmalonyl-CoA mutase, whose product MKPDFKNINIKAATEQAKASDWAAKNNIKKDWLTPEQIPVKPVYTKEDLEGMEHLNYAAGLAPYLRGPYSAMYAMRPWTIRQYAGFSTAEESNAFYRRNLAAGQKGLSVAFDLATHRGYDSDHERVVGDVGKAGVAIDSILDMKILFDQIPLDKMSVSMTMNGAVLPVLAFYIVTGLEQGATLEQLSGTIQNDILKEFMVRNTYIYPPEFSMKIIADIFEFTSQKMPKFNSISISGYHMQEAGATADIEMAYTLADGLDYLRTGVKAGLDIDAFAPRLSFFWAVGMNHFMEIAKMRAARMIWAKLVKQFNPKNPKSMALRTHSQTSGWSLTEQDPFNNVGRTAIEAMAATLGGTQSLHTNALDEAIALPTDFSARIARNTQLYIQQETELCRSADPWAGSYYVEALTHELAQKAWAHIEEVEKLGGMAKAIETGVPKMRIEEAAARAQGRIDGGSQTIVGINKYRLDKEDPIDILDIDNTAVRKSQIERLEKLRAERNEEDVQKALEAITKAAETGKGNLLALAVEAAQKRASLGEISDACEKIAGRYKAVIRTIEGVYKAEAQDKSEFQEAQALAKKFAELQGRQPRIMVAKMGQDGHDRGAKVVATGYADLGFDVDMGPLFQTPEESAKQAVENDVHVVGVSSLAAGHKTLVPAIIAELKKLGREDIMVICGGVIPHQDYQYLYDAGAVAIFGPGTSVAGAGKKILEILIEAYKED is encoded by the coding sequence ATGAAGCCAGATTTTAAAAATATAAATATCAAAGCAGCTACCGAGCAGGCGAAAGCATCTGACTGGGCTGCAAAAAATAACATCAAAAAAGACTGGTTAACACCGGAGCAGATTCCTGTTAAACCAGTTTACACCAAAGAAGACCTTGAAGGAATGGAGCACCTGAATTATGCAGCAGGTTTGGCACCTTACCTTCGCGGGCCTTATTCGGCAATGTACGCCATGCGTCCATGGACAATTCGTCAGTATGCTGGGTTCTCAACTGCTGAAGAATCAAATGCCTTCTACCGTCGTAACTTAGCGGCAGGTCAGAAAGGTTTGTCAGTGGCATTCGACCTTGCTACACACCGCGGATACGACTCTGACCACGAACGTGTGGTTGGCGACGTTGGTAAAGCTGGTGTGGCTATCGACTCTATCCTGGATATGAAGATTCTTTTCGATCAGATTCCATTGGATAAGATGTCGGTATCGATGACCATGAACGGTGCTGTTCTTCCTGTATTGGCATTCTACATTGTTACAGGTTTGGAACAAGGCGCCACACTGGAGCAACTTTCAGGAACAATTCAGAACGATATTCTGAAAGAATTTATGGTGCGTAACACTTACATTTACCCACCTGAATTCTCGATGAAAATTATTGCCGACATTTTTGAGTTCACTTCTCAAAAGATGCCAAAATTCAACTCGATCTCAATTTCGGGTTACCACATGCAGGAAGCAGGTGCAACTGCCGACATTGAAATGGCATACACACTTGCCGATGGTTTGGATTACTTACGCACAGGTGTTAAAGCCGGTTTAGATATCGACGCTTTTGCGCCACGTTTGTCGTTCTTCTGGGCGGTTGGAATGAACCACTTTATGGAGATTGCAAAAATGCGCGCCGCTCGTATGATTTGGGCCAAACTGGTTAAACAGTTTAATCCTAAAAATCCAAAATCGATGGCACTGCGTACACACTCGCAAACTTCGGGTTGGTCGCTAACTGAGCAAGATCCGTTTAACAACGTTGGCCGAACTGCTATTGAAGCAATGGCTGCCACATTGGGTGGAACACAAAGTTTGCACACCAATGCACTTGACGAAGCGATTGCATTACCAACCGATTTCTCGGCACGTATTGCACGTAACACTCAGTTGTACATCCAACAGGAAACTGAACTTTGTCGTTCAGCCGATCCATGGGCAGGTTCATACTACGTTGAAGCCTTAACTCACGAACTGGCACAAAAAGCGTGGGCACATATCGAAGAAGTTGAGAAACTTGGAGGTATGGCCAAAGCAATTGAAACCGGTGTTCCAAAAATGCGTATCGAAGAAGCTGCTGCACGTGCACAAGGACGTATTGACGGTGGATCACAAACAATTGTAGGTATTAACAAATACCGTTTGGATAAAGAAGATCCGATTGATATTTTAGATATCGACAACACTGCAGTTCGTAAGTCGCAAATCGAAAGATTGGAAAAACTGCGTGCTGAGCGTAACGAAGAAGACGTACAAAAAGCATTGGAAGCAATTACAAAAGCTGCTGAAACTGGTAAAGGCAACTTACTTGCCTTAGCTGTTGAAGCGGCACAAAAACGTGCTTCGTTAGGTGAAATTTCAGATGCTTGCGAGAAAATCGCAGGACGTTATAAAGCAGTAATCAGAACTATTGAAGGTGTGTATAAAGCAGAAGCACAAGACAAGTCTGAATTCCAGGAAGCTCAGGCTTTAGCGAAGAAATTCGCAGAATTGCAAGGTCGCCAGCCACGTATTATGGTTGCGAAAATGGGTCAGGATGGACACGACCGCGGAGCAAAAGTTGTTGCTACCGGTTATGCCGACCTTGGTTTCGACGTAGATATGGGACCATTATTCCAGACTCCGGAAGAAAGTGCTAAACAAGCCGTTGAAAACGACGTGCATGTTGTAGGTGTTTCGTCACTGGCAGCAGGTCATAAAACACTGGTTCCTGCTATTATTGCTGAGTTGAAAAAACTAGGTCGCGAGGATATTATGGTAATTTGTGGTGGTGTTATTCCTCATCAGGATTACCAATACTTGTACGATGCAGGTGCAGTGGCTATTTTTGGCCCGGGTACCAGCGTTGCAGGTGCAGGTAAAAAAATCCTTGAGATTTTGATTGAAGCCTACAAGGAAGATTAG
- a CDS encoding peroxiredoxin family protein, with amino-acid sequence MKTIITILLVLVFVPVFSQPNAKVTTGDKIIDFNAQLIDGSEVPLNKLYDESPLVLIVLRGWPEYQCPVCTRQVGEFVAEAEQFKKYGARVLMIYPGPSEVLQEKAEEFTEDFTFPDGFYFALDPSYSMVNEYGLRWDAPKETAYPSTFVVDKSGKVHFAKVSSSHGGRADVEEVVGALKGL; translated from the coding sequence ATGAAAACAATTATTACCATTTTATTAGTCTTAGTTTTTGTTCCGGTATTTTCGCAACCCAATGCCAAGGTTACAACAGGAGATAAAATCATTGATTTTAACGCGCAATTAATTGATGGTAGCGAAGTTCCACTAAACAAATTATATGATGAGTCGCCGCTTGTTCTGATTGTTCTGAGGGGTTGGCCCGAATACCAGTGTCCGGTTTGTACACGCCAGGTAGGGGAGTTTGTGGCCGAAGCTGAACAGTTTAAAAAGTACGGTGCCAGGGTGCTTATGATTTACCCCGGACCATCAGAGGTGTTGCAGGAGAAAGCAGAGGAATTTACGGAAGACTTTACTTTCCCTGATGGATTTTACTTTGCTCTTGATCCGAGCTACTCAATGGTAAACGAATACGGTTTGAGGTGGGACGCTCCAAAAGAAACAGCTTACCCATCAACATTTGTAGTTGACAAGTCGGGTAAAGTGCATTTTGCCAAAGTGAGCTCAAGTCATGGGGGAAGAGCTGATGTGGAAGAGGTTGTTGGAGCTTTAAAAGGATTGTAA
- a CDS encoding T9SS type A sorting domain-containing protein — protein sequence MKTLFVGIFAMLITSVAMASGNLKVNMADSDSEATVMNISNSEMVKYEIELQDAWGNQIYEMNTEIPRSEINKHYDLSNLENGTYWYSVKTGDEEIRKQLSINYGEVEVMDVRKTVDPYFHQEGDQVKFTYLNYESENIKLYVYDNNTLLEEVSLGKDFTIHKMVNLSDLNAGEYDIVLANDYNIYEHSVVID from the coding sequence ATGAAAACTTTATTTGTAGGAATTTTTGCAATGTTGATAACAAGCGTTGCTATGGCATCAGGAAATTTAAAAGTGAATATGGCTGACAGCGACAGTGAAGCTACAGTTATGAATATTTCGAACTCGGAAATGGTTAAGTATGAAATTGAATTACAAGACGCATGGGGTAACCAAATTTATGAGATGAATACAGAAATCCCCCGAAGCGAGATTAACAAACATTACGATTTATCCAATCTTGAAAACGGAACATATTGGTATTCAGTTAAAACAGGTGATGAAGAAATTCGTAAGCAATTATCAATTAATTATGGCGAAGTTGAAGTAATGGATGTGCGAAAAACTGTTGATCCTTATTTTCACCAGGAAGGAGATCAGGTTAAATTCACATATTTGAACTATGAAAGCGAGAACATTAAACTGTATGTTTACGACAATAACACATTATTGGAAGAAGTTAGTCTGGGTAAAGATTTTACAATTCACAAAATGGTCAATTTGTCGGATTTAAATGCCGGGGAATATGACATTGTACTTGCCAATGATTATAACATCTACGAACATAGTGTGGTAATTGATTAG
- a CDS encoding LytTR family DNA-binding domain-containing protein, which produces MTVYNAIIIDDEKNVQEALKILLQRNCPNINICDTASSAIQGRELLNQWDVQLIFLDISMPGENGFDFLDSIPKEDYAIIFTTAYEEYALRAIKTNAIDYLLKPIDAEELKEAVTKATSHLDLRKQNQNIQKTYGESLNNLTLQATEGFVYAPKITVIEKFGFKIIEVNKIRYIEADGAYSVIHLSGLDKVVSSKPVGDIEKILDPSIFVRIHKSTLINLNFLQGFSSFEGNYAVMDDQTELAISRRKYNEFKESVSKYSKSIE; this is translated from the coding sequence ATGACTGTTTACAACGCCATAATTATCGACGACGAAAAGAATGTGCAGGAGGCTTTAAAGATCTTACTCCAGCGCAATTGTCCGAATATTAACATTTGCGATACGGCAAGCTCGGCCATCCAGGGACGCGAATTATTAAACCAATGGGATGTGCAATTGATCTTCCTCGACATTTCGATGCCTGGAGAAAATGGCTTCGATTTTCTGGATAGTATTCCGAAAGAAGATTACGCCATTATTTTTACCACAGCCTACGAAGAATATGCCTTACGAGCGATTAAAACAAACGCTATTGATTACCTGCTAAAACCCATCGATGCAGAGGAGTTAAAGGAAGCAGTAACCAAAGCAACATCGCATCTCGATCTTCGTAAGCAAAACCAGAACATACAAAAAACGTATGGTGAATCATTAAACAATCTTACCCTCCAGGCTACCGAAGGATTTGTATATGCCCCAAAAATAACGGTAATCGAAAAATTTGGTTTTAAAATTATCGAAGTAAATAAGATAAGATATATTGAAGCTGATGGAGCTTATTCAGTAATTCATTTATCGGGGTTGGATAAAGTAGTTTCGAGCAAACCGGTTGGAGACATTGAAAAAATTCTCGATCCTTCTATATTTGTTCGCATCCACAAGTCCACGTTGATAAATTTAAATTTTCTTCAGGGATTTTCGAGTTTCGAAGGCAACTATGCGGTTATGGACGATCAGACAGAATTGGCTATTTCTCGCAGAAAATACAACGAGTTCAAGGAATCTGTTTCAAAATATTCCAAATCAATTGAATAG